Part of the Candidatus Chlorohelix allophototropha genome, CATTACTGCTATTTGATATACTTGACCCTAAACTCTAATATTACCCGGCTCAGGAGAGAGTATAGCAGATGAGTGCCAAAAAACCGCGAGACACCGAAACCAGACGCAAATTATTAACAGCAGCAGAAGAATTATTTGATCAGTTAGGTTATGAAGATACCGGTATCCGCGATGTGATGGAGCGAGTTGGCGTTAAAGAGCCAACCGTCTATTATTATTTCAAGGATAAAAAGACTCTTTTTATCGAAGTGATGAAGCGCAAACTGGATCGCTTTTTCAGGCGTATGCAAGAAGCCACCAAAGAACAGTTCTTGCATGACCAGCTTGTAGAATTGGCAATTGTATTGTTTGAGGAGAGCCATAACCGAGTCTCAATACTGCGGGAAGTGATGCAATTCAACCCGCTCGATCAGTATCAAAATACGATTAAAGGGGTGGTACAGAGCCTGAATAGCGGGGTAGCGGGTAATCTTGAAAGAGTGATGCGCGAGGGTATCCGGCGAGGAGAACTCCAAACGTTAGATCCTGCGTTTCTTGCGCGTTCATTTTTGTATCTGGTAGAAGGCTTTGCGGCGGAGCCGATCTCCACTTTTGAGAAACTGGACAATCGCGAACTGGCAACTAAACTGGTAACCCTATTTCTAGGAGGGTGCGCTATTGGCTAACCTTTTACATAGGAACGTTTCTCAGCCACTTTACCGCCGCTTACTCTGACTATATCTACCCCGCGCACATGCCCCGCTTTACCTTCCTCGTCCACCCATCTATAAGTCCAGCGCACTACTGCTTTATCACCCGTACCAAAAACCTCCTCCCACTCGAAAACGGCGGAGGGAGAAGCTTTGAAAAAATCTTCCCAATATTGCTTTACTGCTGCTTGCCCAATATAAGGAGTGCCATCCGGCGCAGGGTCTGTGCCATCGAAAAGGCAATCTTCGGTCATAAGCGCCATGATAGCAGCCACATCATGCCGATTAAAAGCTAAGTTAAAATCATTTATAACCCGGAGAGTCTCATCAGCAGAAATATCCATAAGCACCTCCGCTACTTCTATTGTTGTGCGCTAGGAACTGAAAGCGGAAAGTTTTAAGCCGGGAAATGGGTTGCGCCCTGTAGCAGCTTCGATGAAATCAATATCATTCACCAATTCGGGCGGGCGTGGCTTATCCAGCAACAATTGAAGGATTTGGACTATAATTTCTTGTGCTACAGGGTCTAGTTCAAGAGGTAAACCTAACGATGCCTGCAAATCAAGGGTATGCACACCAATTTCAAAAACCCTTGTCGCCGCATATTCTGAAACCGTAATTGTGCCAAAAATACAGCGCATGGGTAGGGCAGCATTGACACTTTCCAATTTTTCCATACAAATGTCTAGGTTATTTAGGAATAGCCCTACAGTATCGGCAGGAGTAATAGCTTCTGCCAACTTAAGGGAGCGATGCGTAACTGATCCTGCCATTTCAGCGCCTTCAAAGTGGAAATAGGTGAGACGATCCTTATTAGGAGGCGTTTCCGGTGGCGGTCCTTCTAGGTATTCATTAAAAAGCGTCAAAGCACGCAAAATATGTGCCACCAGCAGTTGTACATCCCAACCGGGTAAGCGACTTTGCAATTGCCAATCGGTTTCTTTTAATTCTTCGATGAGTGCAATGGTGCGAACAGTTTGCCCGTATAATGCTTCTTTAATTTTAGCAAAGTGGATCATAGCCCAAGATAAGCTTTCTTGACTCGGTCATCTTCCAGCAAATTAGCGGAAGTTCCGGTCAGGATTACATGTCCGGTTTCCAGCACATACCCTCGGTTGGCGTATTCCAATGCGGTTTGCACATCCTGCTCTACAATCAAAATGGTTGTGCCTTCGCGGTTTACCGTTTGGATTATTTCAAGTAAGTTTTCAATTATCACCGGAGCAAGACCTAGGGAAAGTTCGTCAATCATTAACAGCGAAGGGCGCGCCATCAAACCACGACCTATTGCTACCATTTGCTGTTCCCCGCCGCTCAGCTTTCCGGCAAGACTGTTCAAACGTTCTTTTATTCTCGGAAATAACGACAAAACATATTCTAGATCGGCTGCAATCTGAGCTTTATCCTTGCGTTTGTAAGCGCCTATTTGTAGATTCTCACGAACTGAAAGCGCCCCAAAAAGACGGCGACCTTCAGGCACATGCGCTACACCATTTCCAACAATTTCCTGAGCCTGTTTCCCTGCAATGTTTTTACCGTTAAAATTGATTTCACCGCTTTTAGGATTTAACAACCCGCTAATCGTACTTAGCAAGGTGGTTTTCCCTGCCCCATTAGAACCTACCAACGCCAAAATCTCACCCCGTTGCACTTCAAGGTCAACGTCCCATAGCACTTGAACGTCCCCGTAAGCCACATTTAATTTCTCTATTTTCAGGATTGTGTCACCCGTTTTGCTATCCGGCTTTGCAACACTAGCCGATTTATTTTCCGCCATCGGTTATTACCTGTTTTTGACTCTTGGCGTACTTCTTGCCCAAATAGGCTTCGATTACTGCCGGGTTATTCATTACTTCCTGCGGCTTCCCCTCGGCTATTTTGCGCCCATAGTCGAGTACCACTACCCGATTACACACCCCGATAATCACTTTCATCACATGCTCTATAACCAGAACAGTTATGCCCTTCTGGGAAATGTCGCGAATAAGCTTCATTGCCTCATCAATTTCGCTACCCCGCAAGCCTGCCATCACCTCATCCAGTAGCAGGAGTTGCGGTTCCATTGCCAGCGCCTTAGCCAGTTCAAGACGTTTGCGACTAACGATAGTTAACTGATCCGATTGCTCATCCCTTTTGGAAGAAAGTCCTACAAACTCAAGCACTTCCTCAGCGCGGCTAAAGGCTTGCTTGGCATTGCGCTTTTTACCGCCTGCCCCGTACATTGCGCCCACTGCCACATTTTCCAGAACCGTCAGATTGCGGAAGGGACGCACCACTTGAAAAGTGCGCGCAATACCCATTTCACCGATTTTGTGCGCCTGTACCTCGTTCAAGAGAGTGCCTTTATAATGGATTGTACCGCTGGTTGGTTTTGCTAAGCCCGTTATCATATTAACCAACGTGGTTTTACCTGCACCGTTAGGACCTATCAAACCAAGTATTTCGCTCTTTTTAACCTCAAAACTTATATTGGATACGGCAGTTACACCTCCATAGCGCTTGGTGGCTTCGCTTACCTGTAAAATTAATTCGTTGCTTTCGGCTGCTTGCATCTTTTTTACAACGGGCTAATAGCCAGCCCATTCTCCTATATGCTATTTTCTCTAATATTCCGCAAGAATATCTTCCAGGTAAAGCGACCTTTATTACCTACCAATTGCATAATCCCTTTAGGCAGGAACAATACCATTAATACGACAATCAAACCGAAGATAACATCGCGCCATTCAATCAAGCCTTTATTATTAAACCACTTCGGCATATTTTCTAACACTTCACGGATAAAAGCGAATATGAAAGTGCCTATAAAAGGTCCCCAAACCGTCCCTACCCCGCCCAACAAGCAAATTACAATTACATACAGGCTGGTTGAGGTGTTGAAAATACTGTCCTCGTTTGGCGCAACTTGGATTTGCAGCATCGCTTGAATTGCTCCGGCTAGTCCGGTTAAGGCGGCGGCAAGCACAAAGGCGGCATTCTTAAACAGGGCAGTATTCACGCCCATCACCGAGGCAGCTTCTTCGTTTTCACGAATTGCGAATAGACCATAGCCGAATTTGTTGCGTGAGATATACCAGAGTAAAAATACTGCCAATGTCATTGCAATTAAGCCCAGAAAGTAAAGCTGAGTTAGGTTAGCCTCTTTGTCATCGGGAAGTGGACGCATTGTTAAGCCTGTGCCTAAACCGAGGCAAAAACCGGGATTCTGATCAGTACCGCCGATACAACCAATATTAGCAATAACTTGCGGAGTGGCTACTGCAATACCGAGTGTAGCTATGGCAAAGTAATGCCCTTTAAGCTTTAAAACGGGCAACCCAATGAGTAAAGCTATAATGGCAGGTATAACCGCTGCCAGAATAAAGGCGATTGGTAGAGACCAGCCTATGGTTTGATCCTGAATACTGGAAAGACTGTTAGCAGGTAAGGGCGTGCGACTTTTTGAACCGAATAGCACCACTGTATATGCGCCTAGTCCGTAAAAGGCTACTTGCCCAAAGGCAGCATACCCGGTGTAGCCACCGATAATATTCCAGCCAACTGCCCCTAGCCCCAAAATAAAAATTGGTATCAGGGGAGCTTTATTTTCGCTAATAAATGGCGCTGCCACTAAAAGCAATGCCAACACCCCTAATCCGGCGAAGCCGAGCATTTTGTTCTTGCGCTGGCTGGCTACAATAGAGAGCATGATAGCGACTGCCATTATGAATAAATTTGGGATATTCATCCTTGCTAACCTCTACCTATAGCCTTCCTTACCCATTAAGCCCTGCGGGCGAATTATTAACACCAGTACCAATGACAGAAACAAAATGCCCTCTTTCCAGGGGCTTAGCGTGAAAGCATCTAGTCCTGAGCCGATTGTCAAACCGCCGATAATCTCACTAATAAAACCAAACGCCAAACCGCCGATAAGCGCACCCGGTATTGAGCCTAATCCGCCCAAAACGACCACCGCAAAAGCACGAATGTTATATTTTCCAAACTCATCAGGCGTAAAGGAGTTCCAAGTAGAGAGCAATGCGCCTGCTGCCCCTGCCAGCGCCGCGCTAATGGCATAAGTTACTGTATAGATATTTGCAATGTTTATACCCATCAGCTTTGCCGCATTTAAATCCATGCTAGTAGCCCGGATAGCATTTCCAATTTTAGTCCGGCTCATAAATAAATATAATAGGAAAGTCAGTATCAATGCGATACCCAAGCCTGCCAGTTTTTTAAAGCTCACTTCTGCGCTCAAAAATGAAAAGCTAGCGGAGTCATAATCGGTTTTGACAGTGCGCGGTACGCCGGAAAAAATGAGACGACCGAGATTTACAAACATAACCTCAAGCCCGAATGTGAGCAAGAAGGTTATTAAAAGGGTGGATTTAATAATTCGGTTTATTAAAAATTGTTGTAATAAAAAACCGAAAATAGCCAAAATCCCCATAGTAATGGGTAATGCCAAGAAGGGGTCTATATGTAAACCTTCGTAAAAATAATAAGTGATGTAAGCGCCAAACATAATTGTAGGGGCATGCGCGAGGTTTACTATATTCAGAATACCCCACACCAGCGAAAAGCCCATCCCAATGAGAGCCAGCATACCGCCCAACAATAAGCCACTGACCA contains:
- a CDS encoding TetR/AcrR family transcriptional regulator, coding for MSAKKPRDTETRRKLLTAAEELFDQLGYEDTGIRDVMERVGVKEPTVYYYFKDKKTLFIEVMKRKLDRFFRRMQEATKEQFLHDQLVELAIVLFEESHNRVSILREVMQFNPLDQYQNTIKGVVQSLNSGVAGNLERVMREGIRRGELQTLDPAFLARSFLYLVEGFAAEPISTFEKLDNRELATKLVTLFLGGCAIG
- a CDS encoding nuclear transport factor 2 family protein, with translation MDISADETLRVINDFNLAFNRHDVAAIMALMTEDCLFDGTDPAPDGTPYIGQAAVKQYWEDFFKASPSAVFEWEEVFGTGDKAVVRWTYRWVDEEGKAGHVRGVDIVRVSGGKVAEKRSYVKG
- a CDS encoding maleylpyruvate isomerase N-terminal domain-containing protein, which produces MIHFAKIKEALYGQTVRTIALIEELKETDWQLQSRLPGWDVQLLVAHILRALTLFNEYLEGPPPETPPNKDRLTYFHFEGAEMAGSVTHRSLKLAEAITPADTVGLFLNNLDICMEKLESVNAALPMRCIFGTITVSEYAATRVFEIGVHTLDLQASLGLPLELDPVAQEIIVQILQLLLDKPRPPELVNDIDFIEAATGRNPFPGLKLSAFSS
- a CDS encoding ABC transporter ATP-binding protein; its protein translation is MLKIEKLNVAYGDVQVLWDVDLEVQRGEILALVGSNGAGKTTLLSTISGLLNPKSGEINFNGKNIAGKQAQEIVGNGVAHVPEGRRLFGALSVRENLQIGAYKRKDKAQIAADLEYVLSLFPRIKERLNSLAGKLSGGEQQMVAIGRGLMARPSLLMIDELSLGLAPVIIENLLEIIQTVNREGTTILIVEQDVQTALEYANRGYVLETGHVILTGTSANLLEDDRVKKAYLGL
- a CDS encoding ABC transporter ATP-binding protein, encoding MQAAESNELILQVSEATKRYGGVTAVSNISFEVKKSEILGLIGPNGAGKTTLVNMITGLAKPTSGTIHYKGTLLNEVQAHKIGEMGIARTFQVVRPFRNLTVLENVAVGAMYGAGGKKRNAKQAFSRAEEVLEFVGLSSKRDEQSDQLTIVSRKRLELAKALAMEPQLLLLDEVMAGLRGSEIDEAMKLIRDISQKGITVLVIEHVMKVIIGVCNRVVVLDYGRKIAEGKPQEVMNNPAVIEAYLGKKYAKSQKQVITDGGK
- a CDS encoding branched-chain amino acid ABC transporter permease, with product MNIPNLFIMAVAIMLSIVASQRKNKMLGFAGLGVLALLLVAAPFISENKAPLIPIFILGLGAVGWNIIGGYTGYAAFGQVAFYGLGAYTVVLFGSKSRTPLPANSLSSIQDQTIGWSLPIAFILAAVIPAIIALLIGLPVLKLKGHYFAIATLGIAVATPQVIANIGCIGGTDQNPGFCLGLGTGLTMRPLPDDKEANLTQLYFLGLIAMTLAVFLLWYISRNKFGYGLFAIRENEEAASVMGVNTALFKNAAFVLAAALTGLAGAIQAMLQIQVAPNEDSIFNTSTSLYVIVICLLGGVGTVWGPFIGTFIFAFIREVLENMPKWFNNKGLIEWRDVIFGLIVVLMVLFLPKGIMQLVGNKGRFTWKIFLRNIRENSI
- a CDS encoding branched-chain amino acid ABC transporter permease, which produces MSLQNVVSGLLLGGMLALIGMGFSLVWGILNIVNLAHAPTIMFGAYITYYFYEGLHIDPFLALPITMGILAIFGFLLQQFLINRIIKSTLLITFLLTFGLEVMFVNLGRLIFSGVPRTVKTDYDSASFSFLSAEVSFKKLAGLGIALILTFLLYLFMSRTKIGNAIRATSMDLNAAKLMGINIANIYTVTYAISAALAGAAGALLSTWNSFTPDEFGKYNIRAFAVVVLGGLGSIPGALIGGLAFGFISEIIGGLTIGSGLDAFTLSPWKEGILFLSLVLVLIIRPQGLMGKEGYR